The genomic stretch ATTGGCTTTACCTGAAAATATATGTTTCCTGTATCTGAAAACCTGGTGGAATGAAGAAAGAATATGGTGTATGTTTAAAGTGAGATAAGCTATCAGTAATTCAGCTTAAACCTGAATCAAAATATTGAACAAACCAAATCTCCATGTGCAAACCCTTGAAAATCAAGTAACTATCAAATATAAAATTTAGAAAACAACTTCAATTAACTGTTAATTAATGCAAAGTACATTCATACCACATTCTGAAGCAATCAATTTGTGTTATAAATATCATATCATGGAACTTTAAACcttaagggtccgtttggatacaattttaggagggaaggggaggggaggggtagtgaggggaggtgaagggaggggagagaaggggagggtaaatgagatgtgggtgtttggataacaaaaaatatgaagggaaatggaaggggaggaaggagggagatgaagaatggatggaggattgaaggatgttggtggtataattagagtccaaataatgttttctttccaaatcttgccaccattggaaagattatagtttgttctataggagggaaaataagtcctctcatttctctccccttccatttcctttctcccatattttttatccaaacaaaggaaattaaatccctccctttccctcccctccccttctctctaattccttcaatccaaacgaaGCCTAAACCTTTCCAAATAAGTGATTAGTACTCACTAATTGCTAATCAAACCCAAAGAAGATGGCTAAAACATACCTAATCCAAGCCTCGCTCCTCCTAATCATCGCGCTTATCGTCCTCAACCAACCCAAATCCACAGACGCAAAGCTAAACAAGACTGAGCTCATAAAACAGTTCCTTGATGGGCACAATGCAGCAAGACAACAAGTGGGCGTCCCACCTCTGAAGTGGCTAGATTTGCTGGCTAAATACTCAAGGATTTATTCGacgaaagaaagaagaaaagactGCCAACTGATTCACTCTCCCAGTACTGTATTTGGGGAGAACTTGTTCTGGGGACAAGGAAAGAACTGGTACCCGAAAAATGCAGTTGCCGCGTGGGTTGCAGAAAAGCAGTGGTATAACTATCAGAACAACTCGTGTGTCAGAGATGAAGAGTGTGGTCACTACACCCAAGTCGTCTGGCGTGACACAAAACTAGTGGGTTGTGCTATGATTAAGTGTGATACAGGTGATATTTTCATTACCTGTGAGTACTACCCTCCGGGCAATTATGACGGGGAAAAGCCATACTAGACTCGCTCAGAATCCTAATGTTTTTCTTAACAGTATTTCAACTCATTATGTTTTCTACTTGTTCATCTATCATACTTGTGGAATTAGTGCCAGAGAGCCTAATTATTAAGATTGATTTTACTCAACTACTGTTCCTTTACAATTGAGTTATGTTACCCTTGGAAATTCACCCTAGATTGTTTTACCTTGTGACCCGGTGTCACACTTGGACATTTACCGTAGCTTGTCACATACTTCTAACCGAGTCAAAGGAATATAGCGCCTGAAACTTTTATAACAGGTCATATGAACCTTAGTCAATTTAGTTCTTGCATTGAAAAAGTGATGAAACAGTGCAGCTAGCGAAGTTTTTATCCAGCAATAATATGCAGCAATCACATAAAAGCAGCAGCCATAGATTGACTGGTATGAACAGGTTCGTTCCGTCAAAATAATCAAATGAGTACTAGCTCAGATCAAATTCACCAGTCATCAAAATAACGTGATTCGTATGTTTGTAGTTCTTATTTTGGTGGTAGATCATAGAACAtatcaataataaaaataagcaTTTCCATACCAAAGGTAAGAGACATTTCGTACTTACAAAACTCAGCAAGAAAAATGACCATCCATCATGGATCAGAGGTCCAAGTTGCTTAAATTGCACCAACATAACAAGGAGATGTTCTACGGCCTGCATTTACAATAACAACCATAAAAATAACAGCGTATAGAGATAATCAGCTGCATAAACATTACAAGAGTATAAACAAGTTCATCACAATGCAGCCATGCCTTCTCCACATACCAACCACCAAAGCATATCATTACAAACCATTGTCCTCGTATAATACAGGCATGCATATCGTACCAACAGGAGGATAGTTTCATCAGAATGCCCACCAAAAACACTGATTCTCAGCAGTATACAGAACAGGCCCTAATCAGATGCTAACAGTGAAAGGCTGCATGTAATAGTCCCATTAGATAAGCAGTATCCAGCAACATAACTGCATAAGAATGGGCAATGTACATTCCCAAATTTTATTGATCACCATATCCCACTGAAAATAAATCACTAGTTACCAATGATTTGGATACAGATTTGGCATGGCATTGGCTAAAACATACAGTAATTGATAGCTTTTCTTATTGTCAGGTTGACAGTCTCAGCTTACAGAGATCCTATTATTCCTGGAATGTTGACCTCTGTGAAGCGATCCTGCAAGCTTACTCTTTGTAAATTTCAAGCGTACGACAAAACATTTCCACTCCGTATTGGAAACTCCCGTCTATACAATTAATTTCCTACCACTAACAACAATATTATCCCATTACGACAAGGTTCCTTGCGTATAACAGTACCTTGTGACGAGCACGAAAAAGGTTTTTTTCACATGACCTCTAGAGAAAAGCGTACTACGAATTGAACCAATGGACTGCTACTTCACAGTGTAAGATGGCAAGGCAGTTTAATACTTACTTCAAAATGTCAATTGTTTTTTATTCTCTCATATATATTTAATTACAAGAGTAGTCATTTTCTGGCTTAACTTGGAAAGGATAAGGAGTAAATACTAAGAATATTTTGCTCAGGCCTCATTGTGACACACTGTCAACAGTTTTAGTTGTACAAGAAAAACCATCAACACAATTATACAAATATATGATACAGTTACATCCGGGACCTTCTGTATTTCTGATCAAATAACATCTTAACAACCGCATTCTACAGAATTATATTTAGAATAAAGAACTTTTTTTTGTGGCAGAGGAGTAAAAAGTTGAGTTAGGCAGAGTAACTTTTGATCAAAATACTTCGAAAAGCACAAAAACAAACTTCAAAATTAATGCTTCAAGAGATCCTAACAAagctttagaaaaaaaaaataaaactagtTGTTGCACCGCACCCTTTCTGGCGCGGTACTCCAAGATGCTAAATAGTACTGGGAAACTAATTTGAGCATATAAGTGTATATTATTGTAGCTGAATCAACTTATTTACGGAGTAGTTCACAATCTCTCAACCCGAATATCACAGAGTTTATTGCAGCCATATTTAATAATTTAAATGAACAGTTAGGGAGCATCAATAGTTCACAATCGATCAACCTCAGTTATCAGCAAACAAATTGCACCCATTGAATGTCGACAACAACTAAATATAAGGATATTTTTCATACAAAATCCTCTAACCACATACTATTATTGGACCAAACAGAATAAGTCAATCATTAGTTAGGATGGATGAACTATGAAGTAACACCTAATCATTCATTACAAAGAAATTTTACGCACATGGAATTCAAACCACAACCTCAAGTTTGTGTATACCTGCCTCAGCTTTTGTTATCTGGAGATACTCCCATGCAGTGATTTAGCTTCCTCTCTCCTAGAGTCCTAGACTTGTTCAAAGAATCCAAAAAAGCAAAATAAGTGTAGGAAAATTTTGATCAAATGACAACGACCCAAAAGAACCTGACTGCAATCTCACCTGTACTCGAAATGACAAGATTAAAACTGCACAAATCCATAATGGCATGACCAGAAAAATGATACCAGGCAGTAGAGCAAGCCATCAAGAGAGACATAAGTTACCATGACAAAGAGTATACCATCAGCAACATTAAAAGCGATTGCTAGAGATATGTTCCTCGATCTGTTTCACACTTAAGATGAACTTAAGAAAGACCTGCCAGATGCAAATTGTTCAGGCCAAGTGACTCCTAGGCTGTCCTACCAAACTAACCAACAACCATTCTAACAATCAGACGCCCTATTGAGCAACACATGATCACTTCAAATTTGGTCGAATACCGACATAACTAACAACAAACATACTGCGTCTCACTTTATAAATGGATAAAATGCAATCtaataaaaataactcaaatttcATACACTAGACCTGATTATAAGAATTACCAAGAGTGAGTTAACCATAAGATAGTAGACATTAATATCTATGGCTGAAGCATCACTAACTCCTAATAAATCATACTATAGTGTCTCCTTCACCATCTTCTACAAAAATTCAACAAATTATCGTTTTTTTAAAAACTGTTTATATCTAATTTGAGATAACAGCAACAAAAGGGATAACATTCAACACAAAATGAGACCAAAATAGAAAGAACTCGCCAGGCCGTTGAGAAAAAGGAATGCAATTGAATCACCCGTGCTAACACTAACCTTCTTAAGTTTTGATAACGAAATATATTTTCTTCCCATCCAAACCTTTATACTGCCTAGCTAGCAATTGTCTCTTCGTCGAAAatctcacttttttttttttttgaagaaaacccAAATTGGGTTTAGATTATATTAGCATCATTATCAAGATCGACAAAATTCCCAATTTAAAGTGGTAACGAAGAAGACGAGAACCTCGCTACATTTCCTAAAGGACAATAATAAGCTAACTCATGTGCAACACGGTTAGGCTTACGACTGACATAAGACCACGAAATCGAGCTAAAATTATGACACAAAAAGCGAATTTCATCTATAACTCTTCTGTGTTACTCAGACACGCCGACACGCgtcggtgtccgacacgtgtcggcGTGTCGGACACGGTTATTTGGGGTGAATTTTCCTgttttgtggtctaaattgaagtgtcgAAGTGTCGTGTCGTGTCGGACACTGACACGTGTCTGACACGCGACACGACAGTTAAGTGAAGTATCGGAGTAACATAGTAACTCTTTGCTATACTTCTTCTCACCATCTCTTCTAAAAAACCCAAAAGCaaattaagattaaaataaaatgtACTGCCTCCCTTCCACATTGTTCTTCCCATTTAGAAATGGCACAACTCTTGAGGAATACTAATATAACAATCGCTACACACTTAGGTGGGGTAACAATTAAAGAAGATTTGTTTAATAAATTAAAGTAGAACCACACAAAACATactacaaaagaaaaaaaaaagtcaaatggGAAGAACAAAGTGGAATTTCCTTAAATGGAAAGTGGGAAGAACAATGTGCAAGGAAAGAGTAACTGAAATGAGAAAGAGGAAGGAATAAGAAAAATATGCAAAATGATAGATTTATGACATCTAAAAACAGTTTGTGAGATAGTTCCTCAGACGAAACGACTATAAGAAAATAGACAAAATCAACATAAAATTTCACTAATGATTATATTTGCCGGAAGGAAAAATTAGGCCTTAGGAGAATTATGTACTCGTACCAAAGAGGcagtgaaaaaaaaaatcatgtctAAAGGTTTTGTTGTAATGTAGACAGTATCAGGTTGGCTCCTATCACCAGTCCCTAAATCATCCACAATATCATCAGTCAGATGTCAAACTAATATACTTAGGCAGAGAAACAGAAGGAAATTTAGTGAGCAATTTAGCGAGTTAATATACTTAGGCACAGGAACAGAAGGAAATTAGCAGCAAAAGTAGAAAGTAGCGCGCAAGATAGTAAAGCACTATTGCTAGCTACAGTACAGGAAGTTTGTGCCTTTTAAAGAAGTGTAGATAGTCCATATTTAAGTTCAAACAAACTCTCTGCATCAATGAAAGAACTCGCATGTATAGAACCACCGGACAAACAATTATATTCATATTCATCAATTGCGCgcccttttactaaaatggcgcGCAAGATAGTGAAGCACCATTGCTAGCCACAGTACAGGAAGTTTGTGCCTTTTAAAGAAGTGTAGATACTCCATATTTAAGTTTAAGTTCAAACAAACTTTCTGCGCCAATGAAGCAACTCGCATGTATAGAACCACCGGGcaaaaaattattttcatattCATCAATTGTgttaaaga from Silene latifolia isolate original U9 population chromosome 2, ASM4854445v1, whole genome shotgun sequence encodes the following:
- the LOC141642945 gene encoding pathogenesis-related protein PR-1-like, encoding MAKTYLIQASLLLIIALIVLNQPKSTDAKLNKTELIKQFLDGHNAARQQVGVPPLKWLDLLAKYSRIYSTKERRKDCQLIHSPSTVFGENLFWGQGKNWYPKNAVAAWVAEKQWYNYQNNSCVRDEECGHYTQVVWRDTKLVGCAMIKCDTGDIFITCEYYPPGNYDGEKPY